A DNA window from Mycolicibacter hiberniae contains the following coding sequences:
- the thiD gene encoding bifunctional hydroxymethylpyrimidine kinase/phosphomethylpyrimidine kinase: MGFLPLAPPGATPVRILTVAGSDSGGGAGIQADMRTCALLGVHACVAVSAVTVQNTVGVKSFHEVPPDTVAAQIAAVVPDIGIQAAKTGMLASAPIITAVADTWRELGMTVPLVVDPVSASMHGDALLAESALDALRDKLFPLATLVTPNLHEVRLLVGIEVVDAASQRAAARALHALGPQWALVKGGHLPSAQHSPDLLYDGTDFLEFPGPRVATADDHGAGDTLAAAAAAALAHGFGVVDAVAFAKRWVTECLRAAYPLGRGHGPVSPLFRLGLHGS, from the coding sequence GTGGGGTTTTTGCCGCTGGCCCCGCCCGGGGCCACACCGGTGCGCATCCTCACCGTGGCCGGATCGGATTCCGGCGGCGGAGCCGGCATACAGGCCGACATGCGTACCTGTGCGCTGCTCGGGGTTCACGCCTGCGTCGCGGTGTCCGCGGTGACCGTCCAAAACACCGTGGGAGTCAAAAGCTTTCATGAGGTGCCGCCGGACACCGTCGCCGCCCAGATCGCCGCGGTGGTGCCCGACATCGGAATCCAGGCCGCCAAGACCGGCATGCTGGCCTCCGCGCCGATCATCACCGCGGTGGCCGACACCTGGCGGGAACTGGGCATGACGGTCCCCCTGGTGGTCGATCCGGTGTCGGCGTCCATGCACGGCGATGCACTGCTGGCCGAATCGGCATTGGATGCGCTGCGCGACAAGCTTTTTCCCTTGGCAACTCTGGTCACTCCCAACCTGCACGAGGTGCGGCTGCTGGTCGGCATCGAGGTAGTGGACGCCGCCTCCCAACGTGCGGCAGCACGCGCGCTGCATGCGCTGGGGCCGCAGTGGGCACTGGTCAAAGGGGGGCATCTGCCGTCGGCGCAGCACAGCCCGGACCTGCTCTATGACGGCACCGATTTCCTGGAGTTCCCCGGCCCACGGGTGGCCACCGCCGACGACCACGGTGCCGGCGACACGCTGGCAGCGGCCGCAGCGGCCGCGCTGGCCCATGGGTTCGGCGTTGTCGACGCGGTGGCGTTCGCCAAACGCTGGGTGACCGAGTGCCTGCGCGCCGCATACCCGCTGGGCCGCGGGCACGGCCCCGTCTCACCGTTGTTCCGCCTGGGGCTCCACGGCTCATGA
- the thiC gene encoding phosphomethylpyrimidine synthase ThiC yields MTDVAVQPQVTTGPIPYSEKVYREIEAPGGVVMKVPFRRINLTTGEHFDVYDTSGPYTDAHADIDLHRGLPPRPGVVRNRGTQLQRAQAGEITAEMAFIAAREGFPAEMVRDEVARGRAVIPANHNHPELEPMIIGKAFKVKINANIGNSAVTSSIAEEVDKLVWATRWGADNVMDLSTGKDIHETREWILRNSPVPIGTVPIYQALEKVNGDPTKLTWELYRDTVIEQCEQGVDYMTVHAGVLLRYVPLTAKRVTGIVSRGGSIMAAWCLSRHQESFLYTHFEELADILASYDVTFSLGDGLRPGSIADANDEAQFAELRTLGELTKIAKSRGAQVMIEGPGHVPMHKIVENVRLEEEWCDEAPFYTLGPLATDIAPAYDHITSAIGAAIIAQAGTAMLCYVTPKEHLGLPDRKDVKDGVIAYKIAAHAADLAKGHPHAQERDNALSKARFEFRWYDQFALSLDPDTAREYHDETLPAEPAKSAHFCSMCGPKFCSMRISQDVRDYASEHGLESQEDIDAAIQQGMAEKSAEFADHGNRVYLPISS; encoded by the coding sequence ATGACTGATGTCGCAGTCCAGCCGCAGGTGACCACCGGGCCCATCCCCTACAGCGAGAAGGTCTACCGGGAGATCGAAGCCCCCGGCGGCGTAGTCATGAAGGTGCCGTTTCGGCGGATCAACCTGACCACCGGTGAGCATTTCGACGTCTACGACACCTCGGGGCCCTACACCGACGCTCATGCCGACATCGACCTGCACCGAGGCCTGCCCCCGCGCCCGGGTGTGGTGCGGAATCGGGGCACCCAGCTGCAGCGCGCCCAAGCCGGCGAGATCACCGCTGAGATGGCCTTCATCGCCGCCCGCGAGGGCTTTCCCGCCGAGATGGTTCGCGACGAGGTGGCCCGCGGGCGGGCGGTGATCCCGGCCAACCACAACCACCCCGAGCTGGAGCCGATGATCATCGGCAAGGCGTTCAAGGTGAAGATCAACGCCAACATCGGCAATTCGGCGGTCACCAGCTCGATCGCCGAAGAGGTGGACAAGCTGGTGTGGGCGACCCGCTGGGGCGCCGACAACGTCATGGACCTGTCCACCGGAAAGGACATCCACGAGACCCGCGAGTGGATTTTGCGCAACTCGCCGGTGCCGATCGGGACCGTGCCGATCTACCAGGCCTTGGAGAAGGTCAACGGCGACCCGACCAAACTGACCTGGGAGCTGTACCGCGACACCGTGATCGAGCAGTGCGAACAGGGCGTGGACTACATGACCGTGCACGCCGGGGTACTGCTGCGCTATGTACCACTGACCGCCAAGCGGGTCACCGGGATCGTGTCGCGCGGCGGTTCGATCATGGCGGCGTGGTGCCTGTCGCGGCATCAGGAGTCGTTCCTGTACACCCACTTCGAGGAACTGGCCGACATTCTGGCCAGCTACGACGTGACGTTCTCCCTCGGCGACGGGCTGCGGCCCGGTTCGATTGCCGACGCCAACGACGAAGCCCAGTTCGCCGAGCTGCGCACCCTGGGTGAGCTGACCAAGATCGCCAAATCCCGCGGCGCACAGGTGATGATCGAGGGCCCGGGCCACGTCCCGATGCACAAGATCGTCGAGAACGTCCGGCTGGAAGAGGAATGGTGCGACGAGGCGCCGTTCTACACGCTGGGACCGCTGGCCACCGACATCGCACCGGCCTACGACCACATCACCTCGGCGATCGGCGCCGCCATCATCGCCCAGGCCGGCACCGCGATGCTGTGCTACGTCACCCCCAAGGAGCACCTGGGCCTGCCCGACCGCAAGGACGTCAAGGACGGGGTGATCGCCTACAAGATCGCCGCGCACGCCGCCGACCTGGCCAAGGGACACCCGCACGCCCAGGAGCGTGACAACGCACTGTCGAAGGCGCGCTTCGAGTTCCGGTGGTATGACCAGTTCGCACTGTCCCTGGACCCCGACACCGCACGCGAGTACCACGACGAGACCCTGCCCGCCGAGCCGGCAAAGTCCGCACACTTCTGCTCGATGTGCGGCCCGAAGTTCTGCTCCATGCGCATCAGCCAGGATGTCCGCGACTACGCCAGCGAGCACGGGCTGGAGTCTCAGGAGGACATCGACGCCGCCATCCAGCAGGGCATGGCCGAGAAGTCAGCCGAGTTCGCCGACCACGGCAACCGGGTGTACCTGCCCATCTCCTCCTAG
- a CDS encoding MFS transporter, with amino-acid sequence MTAQIEREGLGAGDPGAGAEDATAGRRLRLDRDHPRYKWIALSNTTLGVLLATINGSIVLISMPAIFRGIGLNPLEPANVSYLLWMLMGYLLASAVLVVFFGRLGDMFGRVRIYNLGFVVFTAAAIALSIDPFDMGRGAQWLIGWRVVQGIGGAMLMASSSAIITDAFPANQRGMALGVNQVAAVTGSFVGLLIGGVLSEWDWRAVFWVGVPIGVLGTVWSMRSLHELGETARAKLDWAGTVTLGLGLTVVLTAITYSIQPHGSAPTSWTSPVVLGALVVGVALLVLFCVIELRVAAPLLDVRLFAVPAFGMANAAGLLAAIGRGGLQFMLIIWLQGIWLPLHGYSYESTPLWSGIYLLPMTVGFLLAGPVAGSLADRRGARPFTVGGMVLMMATFVGLVLLPVDFDYRVFAALVFLNGLGGGIFTAPNSAVIMSSVPAAQRGAASGVRATFFNAGTSLSIGIFFSLMVVGLANTLPAALNAGLQQQGVPAGVAEQLADTPPVGSLFAAFLGYNPIAELLGPSGALGQPGVDAATLTGQSFFPQLISGPVHTGLGVVFTAAALMMLLGTLASLRTPGRYALEPVRLPS; translated from the coding sequence ATGACGGCGCAGATCGAGCGGGAGGGCCTCGGCGCCGGGGACCCGGGCGCCGGCGCCGAAGATGCCACCGCCGGTCGCCGCCTGCGCTTGGACCGCGATCACCCCCGATACAAGTGGATCGCGCTGTCCAACACCACATTGGGCGTACTGCTGGCCACCATCAACGGCTCGATCGTGCTGATCTCGATGCCGGCCATCTTCCGCGGGATCGGCCTGAACCCGCTGGAACCGGCGAACGTCAGCTATCTGCTGTGGATGCTGATGGGCTATCTGCTGGCTTCGGCGGTGCTGGTGGTGTTCTTCGGCCGGCTCGGCGACATGTTCGGCCGGGTGCGGATCTACAACCTGGGTTTCGTGGTCTTCACCGCCGCGGCGATAGCGCTGTCGATCGACCCCTTCGACATGGGCCGCGGCGCCCAGTGGCTGATCGGGTGGCGGGTGGTGCAGGGCATCGGCGGGGCGATGCTGATGGCGTCGTCGTCGGCGATCATCACCGACGCGTTCCCGGCCAATCAGCGCGGCATGGCCCTGGGGGTCAACCAGGTGGCCGCGGTCACCGGCTCCTTCGTCGGTCTGCTGATCGGCGGCGTCCTCTCCGAATGGGACTGGCGTGCGGTGTTCTGGGTGGGGGTGCCGATCGGCGTGCTGGGCACCGTCTGGTCGATGCGTTCCCTGCACGAGCTCGGTGAGACGGCGCGGGCGAAGTTGGACTGGGCGGGCACCGTGACGCTGGGACTGGGGCTGACGGTGGTGCTGACGGCCATCACCTACAGCATTCAGCCGCACGGGTCTGCGCCGACCAGTTGGACGAGTCCCGTCGTACTGGGTGCGCTGGTAGTGGGCGTGGCGCTGCTGGTGCTCTTCTGTGTCATCGAGCTTCGGGTTGCCGCGCCCCTGCTCGACGTACGCCTGTTCGCCGTTCCGGCGTTCGGCATGGCCAACGCGGCCGGGCTGTTGGCGGCGATCGGTCGCGGCGGCCTGCAGTTCATGCTGATCATCTGGCTGCAGGGCATCTGGCTACCGCTGCACGGCTACAGCTATGAATCGACCCCGTTGTGGTCGGGCATCTATCTGCTGCCGATGACCGTCGGGTTCCTGCTGGCCGGTCCGGTGGCCGGTTCGCTGGCGGACCGCCGTGGTGCCCGTCCGTTCACCGTCGGCGGCATGGTGCTGATGATGGCCACGTTCGTGGGGCTGGTGCTGCTTCCGGTGGACTTCGACTACCGGGTGTTCGCGGCGCTGGTGTTCCTCAACGGGCTGGGCGGCGGGATCTTCACCGCGCCCAACAGCGCCGTCATCATGTCCAGCGTGCCGGCCGCTCAGCGTGGCGCAGCCTCAGGTGTGCGGGCAACCTTCTTCAACGCCGGCACGTCGCTGTCGATCGGGATCTTCTTCTCGCTGATGGTGGTCGGCTTGGCCAATACGCTGCCGGCGGCTCTGAATGCCGGGCTCCAGCAGCAGGGGGTGCCCGCGGGTGTCGCCGAGCAGCTGGCCGACACCCCGCCGGTGGGCAGCCTGTTCGCGGCGTTTTTGGGCTACAACCCGATCGCCGAACTGCTGGGGCCGTCCGGAGCGCTGGGGCAGCCCGGCGTCGACGCCGCCACCCTGACGGGCCAGAGCTTCTTCCCGCAGTTGATCTCCGGACCGGTCCACACCGGGCTGGGTGTGGTCTTCACCGCCGCTGCGCTGATGATGCTGCTCGGGACGCTCGCATCGTTGCGCACCCCCGGCCGCTACGCCCTCGAACCGGTGCGCCTGCCAAGCTGA
- a CDS encoding Rv1535 family protein yields MVAIAYTDITAPASPAVSMAKKLDRRPAAPASDPVVDVTTRLLSGPLHQMYAFLWRVGVLTVND; encoded by the coding sequence ATGGTTGCAATCGCTTACACCGACATCACGGCTCCGGCTTCGCCTGCTGTCAGCATGGCCAAGAAGCTGGACCGCCGTCCCGCCGCGCCCGCATCGGACCCGGTGGTCGACGTGACCACTCGGCTGCTCAGCGGTCCGCTGCACCAGATGTACGCATTCCTGTGGCGCGTCGGCGTGCTGACGGTCAACGACTGA
- a CDS encoding cation-translocating P-type ATPase, with protein MNSGRADRRSLPLRAANFGAQLTSALIDASTQTAGLIGAVATGQGAQVLSRRCFRGEGRAWVEIRGLDGPAGAELATAVLDAARALPGVVSVRLNQPLSRLVVGLESGGIGVVSMSELCEVVAETEHRFRPAKTSGQAPVSLPGDGLTQALRALTVGANVVGLGAATVGQLLRLPGLPLGLEAGVVVIDYQPRIRRVLEDRIGKQATDALLALASAGVHTLNQAPTALAVDLSVEAMRAGEERAEARAWRRREPALADHAEQPAIDVPERPAPRPPGPVERHLTRSAFAQVLGAGVIGAATRNPDLAGTAAAVTAPKATRTARESFAATLGRGLADRHDTVVLRPGSLRELDRVDTVIIDPRVLCGEDLRVMHVRGADDDELRAVWAQAQARLSDPELQAGWHPIGPRPGVEASFQPALLPLASALVTEARRADVEVVSVEAEVLGELRPIFDEIRSLDGVSIDLALLAAVEAYQADGHDVAVLSSVAVEALAAADVALGVAPDGGAPPWCADVLLTDLAAAWRVLHALPAARSASHRGVEISTGATALGSLLLLPGVRGSGPGPVITGAAAGAVSGYWLARRAVDAAVPRPAPAHEWHAMSVEQVRAALPAPEAPEPEQSHAPPAAAAARAAVDLARRGAQKTAPPRLLLQFAQAVRSELSDPITPVLALGAAASAVLGSPVDAILVGSVLSGNAMLAAAQRLIAERRLHVLLNEQVPPARKVLPDGSHCEIPAEELRLGDVIEVHAHEVVPADGRLIEAIDLEVDESSLTGESLTVVKQVEATPGADLAERECMIYAGTTVVTGTALALVTAVGGDTHGRRAADLVAGEQSAVGLQHQLSLLTSKAWRISLAGGALVTGLGTARRIGLRQAVASGIAVSVAAIPEGLPLVATLSQQASARRLTKAGVLVRVPRSVEALGRVDVVCFDKTGTLSRNRLRVSQVHPASGFSDEDVLRFAASAAPVPNGARQVHATDTAIVEGAAKAGVVIGASEGPVSHLPFRSGRPYSASVRGTELTLKGAPEVVLACTGAGPAIKKSVAALAADGLRVIAVARRELTAAQRAALGEDPEPEEIAEYCHDGLTFVGLLGLSDTPRDESAELLADLRRRQIPVRLITGDHPLTATAIAREMGLEVADDQVISGAQWDALSRKGQEQAVNERVVFARMSPENKVQIVQTLERAGKVSAMVGDGANDAAAIRAATVGIAVVAHGSESASTAADVVLLDERIDTLLDALDEGRELWQRVQAAVAVLLGGNAGEVAFAIIGSALTGRSPLNARQLLLVNMLTDALPATALAVSSLNEQAAHGGHGPDERALWRTVAVRGVTTASAAVAAWGLASVTGRPQRASTVALVSLVATQLGQTLLDSRDPLVVATAVGSLGVMGTLITIPGISQLLGCTPIGPLGWSQALGTATVATFGAAVVPRLLSGVQDNAAKPREFIVPGPRQPDHPQPANGQAAPRLRLVHNEDTDSRRAPVAARSSGDTSPPGGS; from the coding sequence GTGAATTCAGGCCGTGCCGACAGGCGCTCTCTCCCGCTGCGTGCAGCAAACTTCGGTGCTCAACTCACATCGGCGCTGATCGACGCCTCGACTCAGACCGCCGGCCTCATCGGTGCTGTGGCGACCGGCCAGGGCGCCCAGGTGCTGTCCCGGCGGTGCTTCCGCGGCGAGGGCCGGGCCTGGGTCGAGATCCGGGGCCTCGACGGTCCGGCCGGGGCCGAACTGGCGACAGCCGTCCTCGACGCAGCCCGCGCTCTGCCCGGTGTCGTCTCCGTCCGGTTGAACCAGCCCTTGTCGCGGCTGGTGGTCGGGCTCGAATCCGGTGGCATCGGCGTCGTCTCGATGAGTGAACTGTGCGAGGTGGTCGCCGAGACCGAACACCGATTCCGCCCGGCGAAAACCAGCGGGCAGGCCCCCGTCAGCCTGCCCGGCGACGGATTGACCCAAGCGCTGCGCGCCCTGACCGTCGGCGCCAACGTCGTCGGGCTGGGGGCGGCGACGGTGGGCCAGCTGCTGCGCCTGCCGGGCCTGCCCCTCGGCCTGGAGGCCGGGGTGGTGGTCATCGACTACCAGCCTCGGATCCGCCGGGTGCTGGAGGACAGGATCGGCAAACAGGCGACCGATGCCCTGCTGGCACTGGCCAGCGCCGGCGTACACACCCTCAACCAGGCGCCCACCGCGCTGGCGGTCGACCTGTCGGTGGAGGCGATGCGCGCCGGGGAGGAACGCGCTGAGGCACGGGCCTGGCGCCGCCGTGAACCGGCGCTCGCCGACCACGCCGAGCAGCCGGCGATCGACGTCCCTGAGCGCCCGGCGCCGCGGCCCCCGGGGCCGGTGGAACGCCACCTGACGCGCAGCGCCTTTGCGCAAGTCCTCGGCGCCGGCGTGATCGGCGCGGCAACCAGGAATCCCGATCTGGCCGGAACGGCCGCGGCGGTGACCGCGCCGAAGGCCACCCGCACCGCCCGCGAATCGTTCGCCGCGACCCTGGGCCGAGGTCTGGCCGATCGGCACGACACCGTGGTGCTGCGACCGGGCAGCCTGCGTGAGCTCGACCGCGTCGACACTGTGATCATCGACCCCCGGGTGCTCTGCGGGGAGGACCTGCGGGTGATGCACGTGCGCGGCGCCGACGACGACGAACTGCGCGCCGTGTGGGCACAGGCGCAGGCACGGCTGAGCGACCCCGAACTCCAGGCCGGATGGCATCCGATCGGCCCACGCCCCGGCGTGGAGGCATCGTTCCAGCCCGCGCTGCTGCCGCTGGCATCGGCGTTGGTGACCGAGGCCCGCCGTGCCGACGTCGAGGTGGTCTCGGTAGAGGCCGAGGTGCTCGGCGAGCTGCGGCCGATCTTCGACGAGATCCGGTCTCTGGACGGGGTGTCCATAGACCTGGCACTGCTGGCCGCGGTAGAGGCCTACCAGGCCGACGGTCACGACGTCGCGGTGCTGTCCTCGGTGGCCGTGGAAGCTCTGGCGGCCGCTGACGTGGCGCTGGGCGTGGCGCCGGACGGGGGCGCGCCGCCATGGTGCGCCGACGTGTTGCTGACCGACCTGGCTGCAGCCTGGCGCGTGCTGCACGCCTTGCCCGCCGCCCGCTCTGCCAGCCACCGTGGAGTCGAAATCTCCACGGGCGCAACTGCATTGGGCTCACTGCTGCTGCTGCCCGGCGTGCGCGGCAGCGGGCCGGGACCGGTGATCACCGGCGCGGCCGCGGGCGCAGTGTCGGGTTACTGGCTGGCGCGGCGTGCCGTGGACGCCGCAGTGCCGCGGCCGGCGCCGGCGCACGAATGGCATGCGATGTCGGTCGAGCAGGTCCGGGCGGCGCTGCCTGCGCCGGAGGCACCGGAGCCGGAACAAAGCCATGCGCCGCCCGCCGCTGCAGCTGCCCGTGCCGCCGTGGACTTGGCACGCCGCGGGGCGCAGAAGACCGCGCCACCCCGGTTGCTGCTGCAGTTCGCCCAGGCCGTGCGCAGCGAGCTGTCCGACCCGATCACCCCGGTGCTGGCGCTGGGGGCCGCGGCCAGCGCGGTGCTGGGCTCCCCCGTCGACGCGATTCTGGTCGGTTCGGTCCTGAGCGGCAATGCGATGCTGGCGGCCGCGCAGCGCCTCATCGCCGAGCGCCGGCTCCACGTCCTGCTGAACGAACAGGTGCCGCCGGCCCGCAAGGTGCTGCCCGACGGCAGCCATTGCGAGATTCCGGCTGAGGAACTGCGTCTGGGCGACGTGATCGAAGTGCACGCCCACGAGGTGGTACCCGCCGACGGCCGGTTGATCGAGGCGATCGACCTGGAGGTCGACGAATCCTCGCTGACCGGGGAGTCGCTGACGGTGGTCAAGCAGGTCGAGGCCACGCCAGGCGCCGATTTGGCCGAACGCGAATGCATGATCTACGCCGGGACCACCGTGGTGACCGGAACCGCGTTGGCGCTGGTGACCGCCGTCGGCGGCGACACCCACGGGCGACGGGCGGCCGACCTGGTGGCCGGCGAACAGTCGGCGGTCGGACTTCAGCATCAGCTGAGCCTGCTCACCAGTAAGGCGTGGCGGATCAGCCTGGCCGGCGGCGCCCTGGTGACCGGCCTGGGCACGGCCCGCCGGATCGGGCTGCGTCAGGCGGTGGCCAGCGGCATCGCTGTCAGCGTCGCAGCCATCCCCGAGGGGCTCCCCCTGGTGGCCACCCTGTCACAGCAGGCATCGGCCCGCCGGTTGACCAAAGCCGGGGTGCTGGTGCGTGTGCCGCGCTCGGTGGAGGCGCTTGGCCGGGTGGACGTGGTCTGCTTCGACAAGACCGGCACCTTGAGCCGGAACCGGTTGCGGGTGTCGCAGGTACACCCCGCGTCCGGTTTCAGCGACGAGGACGTGCTGCGGTTCGCGGCCAGCGCGGCCCCGGTGCCCAACGGAGCCCGCCAGGTGCACGCCACCGACACCGCCATCGTGGAGGGCGCCGCCAAGGCTGGCGTCGTCATCGGCGCATCCGAGGGGCCCGTCTCGCACCTGCCGTTCCGTTCCGGGCGCCCGTACTCGGCGTCGGTGCGGGGAACCGAACTGACCCTCAAGGGTGCGCCCGAGGTGGTGCTGGCCTGCACCGGGGCCGGTCCGGCGATCAAGAAGTCGGTCGCTGCCCTGGCCGCCGACGGCCTGCGGGTGATCGCGGTGGCCCGGCGTGAGCTGACCGCCGCCCAACGTGCGGCGCTGGGCGAGGATCCGGAGCCCGAGGAGATCGCCGAATACTGCCACGACGGACTGACCTTCGTCGGTCTGCTCGGACTGTCCGACACCCCGCGTGACGAGTCCGCCGAACTGCTCGCCGACCTGCGGCGCCGCCAGATCCCGGTGCGGCTCATCACCGGCGACCACCCGCTGACCGCCACGGCGATCGCCCGGGAAATGGGCCTGGAGGTAGCCGACGATCAGGTGATCAGCGGGGCCCAGTGGGATGCGCTGTCCCGCAAAGGCCAGGAACAGGCGGTCAACGAGCGTGTCGTGTTCGCCCGGATGTCTCCGGAGAACAAGGTGCAGATCGTCCAGACGCTGGAGCGCGCCGGCAAGGTGTCGGCGATGGTCGGCGACGGCGCCAACGACGCCGCGGCGATCCGAGCCGCCACCGTCGGGATCGCGGTGGTGGCGCACGGCAGCGAGTCGGCCAGCACCGCTGCCGATGTGGTTCTGCTCGATGAGCGGATTGACACCCTGCTGGACGCGCTGGACGAGGGCCGCGAGCTGTGGCAGCGGGTCCAGGCCGCGGTGGCGGTGCTGCTGGGCGGGAACGCCGGCGAGGTGGCGTTCGCGATCATCGGCAGTGCGTTGACCGGTCGGTCACCGCTCAACGCCCGCCAGCTGCTGCTGGTCAACATGCTGACCGACGCCCTTCCGGCCACCGCACTGGCGGTCAGCTCGCTCAACGAACAGGCCGCCCACGGCGGACACGGCCCCGACGAGCGCGCGCTGTGGCGCACGGTGGCGGTGCGCGGCGTGACGACAGCATCTGCCGCGGTGGCCGCGTGGGGACTGGCCTCGGTCACCGGGCGTCCGCAGCGGGCTTCCACGGTGGCGCTGGTGTCGCTGGTGGCCACCCAGTTGGGGCAGACGTTGCTGGACTCGCGTGATCCCCTGGTGGTGGCGACCGCTGTCGGCTCGCTCGGGGTGATGGGGACGCTGATCACCATCCCGGGTATCAGTCAGCTGCTGGGCTGTACCCCGATCGGCCCGTTGGGCTGGTCGCAGGCACTGGGCACCGCGACAGTCGCCACCTTCGGGGCAGCCGTGGTGCCCCGGCTGCTGTCGGGCGTGCAGGACAACGCCGCCAAGCCCCGGGAGTTCATCGTTCCCGGACCGCGGCAGCCCGACCACCCGCAACCGGCCAACGGTCAGGCGGCGCCGCGACTGCGGCTTGTGCACAATGAGGACACTGACTCCCGCCGCGCGCCGGTCGCGGCCCGATCATCCGGCGATACGTCGCCCCCAGGAGGTTCATGA
- a CDS encoding exodeoxyribonuclease III gives MRLATWNVNSIRTRVDRVTDWLARAEVDVLAMQETKCTDAQFPTLPFHQLGYEVAHVGANQWNGVAIASRVGLDDVEIGFPGQPAWGKADADPAVEARALGATCGGVRVWSLYVPNGRTLADPHYAYKLDWLAALRDTAAGWLRDDPSAPIALAGDWNIAPQDDDVWSMEFFEGATHVSEPERKAFQAITDAQFLDVVRPFTPGPGVYTYWDYTQLRFPKKQGMRIDFILGSPALATRVTHAEIVREERKGKSPSDHAPVLVDIRRD, from the coding sequence CTGCGACTGGCCACCTGGAACGTCAATTCCATCCGCACCCGCGTGGACCGGGTGACCGACTGGCTGGCCCGCGCTGAGGTCGACGTGCTGGCCATGCAGGAGACCAAGTGCACCGACGCGCAGTTTCCGACCCTGCCGTTCCACCAACTGGGCTACGAGGTGGCCCATGTCGGCGCCAACCAGTGGAATGGGGTGGCGATCGCCTCGCGGGTCGGTCTGGACGACGTCGAAATCGGGTTTCCCGGCCAGCCGGCGTGGGGCAAGGCCGACGCCGATCCCGCCGTGGAGGCGCGGGCGTTGGGCGCCACCTGCGGCGGAGTGCGGGTGTGGAGCCTCTACGTCCCCAACGGCCGCACCCTGGCCGACCCGCACTACGCCTACAAACTGGATTGGCTTGCCGCACTGCGGGACACCGCGGCGGGTTGGCTGCGCGACGATCCGTCGGCGCCGATCGCCCTGGCGGGTGACTGGAACATCGCGCCGCAGGACGACGACGTCTGGAGCATGGAGTTCTTCGAGGGAGCGACACACGTCTCCGAACCGGAGCGCAAGGCGTTCCAGGCGATCACCGACGCGCAGTTCCTGGACGTGGTGCGGCCCTTCACGCCCGGACCCGGTGTCTACACCTACTGGGATTACACCCAGCTGCGGTTCCCGAAGAAGCAGGGCATGCGCATCGATTTCATTCTGGGCTCACCGGCGCTGGCGACGCGCGTCACGCACGCCGAGATCGTCCGCGAGGAACGCAAGGGCAAGTCACCGAGCGATCACGCCCCTGTGCTGGTGGACATCCGGCGGGATTGA
- a CDS encoding N-acetylglutamate synthase, CG3035 family, whose protein sequence is MSPPPELPEVGTRVSLRYLRPPGSQPPMGDVIGHLEQTGPLVRVRSADGALHDCRHADVLYVRRLTDRPVKNSAIRSVEHAAALAWPGSEHQWLDGWLLRAGPGADLAANSAVPLDMFAHLNTAAAIIDWYAQRGLPPYLAVPERLLRMSPDLPARHETRTMVGDIATATAPDGVVLAAAPGTDWLAVYRTDDAAAPLQVLTAVAGGEVVFATIPGVAVGRGAVTDGPDGTRWLGLTALRVSADRRRQGHGRAVCDALRSWGAERGATRGYVQVPSSDTRAFTFFEAAGFAGQHRTRYIDARTARP, encoded by the coding sequence ATGAGCCCGCCGCCCGAACTGCCCGAAGTCGGAACGCGGGTGAGCCTGCGTTATCTGCGGCCACCCGGTTCGCAGCCCCCGATGGGCGACGTGATCGGGCATCTGGAGCAGACCGGGCCGCTGGTGCGGGTTCGCTCGGCCGACGGCGCGCTCCACGACTGCCGGCACGCCGATGTGTTGTACGTGCGGCGGCTGACCGACCGGCCGGTGAAGAACTCGGCGATCCGCTCCGTCGAGCACGCCGCCGCGCTGGCCTGGCCGGGCAGCGAACACCAATGGCTCGACGGCTGGCTGCTGCGGGCCGGGCCGGGCGCCGACCTGGCCGCCAATTCGGCTGTGCCACTCGACATGTTCGCCCACCTGAACACCGCGGCAGCGATCATCGACTGGTACGCCCAGCGGGGCCTGCCGCCCTACCTGGCGGTGCCGGAGCGGCTGCTCCGGATGTCGCCGGACCTTCCGGCCCGGCATGAGACCCGCACCATGGTGGGCGACATCGCGACCGCGACGGCCCCGGACGGTGTGGTGTTGGCCGCCGCGCCCGGCACCGACTGGCTCGCGGTCTACCGCACCGACGACGCGGCGGCACCGCTGCAGGTGCTGACCGCGGTGGCCGGCGGCGAGGTGGTCTTCGCCACGATCCCGGGGGTGGCGGTTGGGCGGGGCGCGGTCACCGACGGGCCCGATGGAACGCGCTGGCTGGGGCTGACAGCGCTGCGGGTGAGCGCGGACCGGCGCCGGCAGGGCCACGGCCGCGCAGTCTGCGACGCATTGCGGTCCTGGGGGGCCGAACGTGGCGCCACCCGCGGTTACGTCCAGGTGCCCAGCTCCGACACCCGCGCGTTCACGTTCTTCGAGGCGGCGGGGTTCGCCGGCCAGCACCGCACCCGCTACATCGACGCCCGCACCGCGCGGCCCTGA